One window of the Triticum dicoccoides isolate Atlit2015 ecotype Zavitan chromosome 3B, WEW_v2.0, whole genome shotgun sequence genome contains the following:
- the LOC119274579 gene encoding L-Ala-D/L-amino acid epimerase-like yields the protein MPATATGVPLATRPNPVSPHCANHSIRKRPARYGLQLPRQPAGVTRLRAISPSPSPSPPTPQQQKPMEAFGFDALKETFSVDVAAAEARPLNLPLAAPFTIASSRLDAVANVAVRVELSSGAVGWGEAPVHHPVTAEDQPTALAAVGRACAALVAARSAPLGAVLQDVADALPGHTFASARAGVEMAVIDAVANSIRIPLWRLFGGASNTVTTDITIPIVTPIEAAQLAAKYRGQGFQTLKLKVGKNMNSDIEVLKAIRLVHPDCSFILDANQGYTANQAIELLDRLNEMGVTPVLFEQPVHRDDWEGLRDVSVAAMEKYRVAVAADESCRGLHDAQKIIHGNLAHVINIKLAKLGVLGALEVIDAARKAGIGLMIGGMIETRIAMGFAGHLAAGIGCFSFIDLDAPLLLSEDPVYGGYEASGPVYKFKNARGHGGFLHWDNNNGWK from the exons ATGCCAGCGACGGCCACCGGCGTGCCACTGGCGACGCGGCCCAACCCTGTCAGTCCCCACTGCGCCAACCACTCTATAAGAAAGCGGCCGGCTCGCTATGGCCTGCAGCTCCCCCGCCAGCCCGCCGGCGTCACCCGACTCCGCGCcatctcgccgtcgccgtcgccgtccccacCGACGCCGCAGCAGCAGAAGCCGATGGAGGCGTTCGGCTTCGACGCGCTCAAGGAGACCTTCTCGGTGGACGTGGCGGCGGCCGAGGCGCGCCCGCTCAACCTGCCGCTCGCCGCGCCCTTCACCATCGCCTCCTCGCGCCTCGACGCCGTCGCCAACGTCGCCGTGCGGGTCGAGCTCTCCAGCGGCGCCGTCGGCTGGGGCGAGGCCCCGGTCCACCACCCCGTCACCGCCGAGGACCAGCCCACCGCGCTCGCCGCCGTCGGACGCGCCTGCGCCGCGCTCGTGGCCGCCCGGAGCGCGCCCTTAGGCGCCGTGCTCCAGGACGTCGCCGATGCGCTCCCCGGACACACCTTCGCATCG GCCAGAGCAGGAGTGGAGATGGCAGTGATTGACGCGGTAGCTAACAGCATCCGCATACCCTTGTGGAGATTATTCGGGGGAGCATCAAACACTGTGACAACAGACATCACG ATTCCAATTGTGACCCCAATTGAAGCCGCTCAATTGGCTGCAAAATATCGGGGACAAGGGTTTCAAACTCTGAAGCTCAAAGTAGGGAAAAACATGAACTCAGACATAGAAGTTCTCAAGGCTATACGGCTTGTCCATCCGGACTGCTCATTTATCTTGGATGCAAATCAAGGGTACACAGCAAACCAAGCAATTGAACTTCTTGACAGACTAAACG AAATGGGAGTGACTCCTGTACTCTTTGAGCAACCAGTTCATAGAGATGACTGGGAAGGTCTCCGTGATGTTAGCGTTGCTGCTATGGAGAAATACAGAGTTGCTGTTGCTGCTGATGAAAGCTGTCGTGGTTTACATGATGCTCAGAAAATTATACATGGAAACCTTGCTCATGTTATCAACATCAAACTGGCAAAGTTGGGGGTTCTTGGAGCCCTCGAAGTAATTGATGCTGCAAGAAAAGCTGGTATTGGACTTATGATTGGTGGTATGATCGAGACTAGGATTGCCATGGGCTTTGCTGGTCATCTCGCCGCTGGGATTGGTTGTTTCAG TTTTATTGACCTGGACGCACCTCTTTTATTGTCCGAAGATCCAGTGTACGGTGGCTATGAAG CTTCTGGACCTGTCTACAAGTTTAAGAATGCTCGAGGCCATGGCGGTTTCCTTCATTGGGACAACAATAATGGATGG AAATGA